Proteins found in one Poecilia reticulata strain Guanapo linkage group LG15, Guppy_female_1.0+MT, whole genome shotgun sequence genomic segment:
- the LOC103477083 gene encoding homeobox protein vent1-like has translation MQIEASGYKTLAAGHNTLPCDIWWICRPLSSSIVDMVKYFSVDWLAQSHSGGAATQGQRASTAHRPHVLCMVQPSAPMFGKGYLQPKSKQSKATKQGGSDEVREPQRSRVGSLLHPADFSSPMSGYSSGYESEAESSSIPSVDEGNEAEKDGPLRRVRTKFTPEQISRLEKIFSKHKYLDAGERVKTAQKLDLTETQVRTWFQNRRMKLKREVQDYLAPQVPSVSFRPLHPVQYHPVAAHQAHYTPSGRGLYPLPLPQMVLTQPLSPHPTPPLMMRHPHFY, from the exons ATGCAAATTGAAGCGAGTGGCTATAAAACTTTGGCTGCAGGCCACAACACGCTCCCTTGTGACATTTGGTGGATTTGCAGGCCACTGAGCAGCAGCATCGTAGATATGGTGAAGTACTTTTCCGTTGACTGGTTGGCGCAGAGCCACAGCGGCGGCGCGGCGACGCAGGGTCAAAGAGCTTCCACTGCGCACAGACCTCATGTCCTCTGCATGGTGCAGCCTAGCGCACCAATGTTTGGCAAAGGTTACCTGCAGCCAAAATCCAAGCAGTCAAAGGCCACTAAGCAGGGAGGGTCAGATGAGGTCAGAGAACCGCAGAGGTCCCGCGTTGGCTCGCTGTTACATCCAGCAGACTTTTCCTCGCCAA tGAGCGGGTATTCCTCCGGGTACGAAAGCGAAGCGGAATCCTCCTCGATTCCGTCCGTAGATGAAGGGAATGAGGCGGAAAAAGACGGGCCGCTGCGCCGCGTGCGCACAAAGTTCACTCCGGAGCAGATCAGCAGGCTGGAGAAGATCTTCAGCAAACACAAATACCTGGATGCAGGGGAGAGGGTGAAGACGGCACAGAAGCTGGACCTCACAGAAACTCAG GTCAGGACTTGGTTCCAGAACAGGCGGATGAAGCTGAAACGGGAAGTCCAGGACTACCTCGCCCCCCAGGTCCCGTCGGTGTCCTTCCGCCCTCTGCACCCGGTTCAGTACCACCCCGTGGCCGCGCACCAGGCCCACTACACCCCGTCCGGCCGCGGCCTTTACCCGCTGCCCCTCCCGCAGATGGTCCTGACGCAGCCGCTGAGTCCTCACCCCACGCCTCCGCTCATGATGCGGCATCCACATTTCTACTGA